In the Chromatiaceae bacterium genome, one interval contains:
- a CDS encoding amino acid-binding protein: MLTLIGEDKPGIVAAVTQALFDLGLNLGETSMLRLGGNFTIMMMVSGIHGEDELRGRLKPVIEAQGMCLHVDPIRAHLHEHVLPNIQVTVSGADRAGIVAQVTAALAACGFNILDLESDVAGTRAKPVYIMQISGVADVPVEAIDASLDALRRDGVDVNVNAIETYIG; this comes from the coding sequence ATGCTGACGCTCATCGGCGAGGACAAACCGGGCATCGTCGCCGCGGTCACCCAGGCGCTGTTCGATCTGGGGCTGAATCTCGGAGAGACCTCGATGCTGCGGCTCGGCGGCAACTTCACGATCATGATGATGGTCTCTGGAATCCACGGGGAAGATGAACTGCGCGGCCGGCTGAAACCCGTTATCGAGGCGCAGGGGATGTGTCTTCACGTCGATCCGATCCGTGCCCACCTGCACGAACATGTGTTGCCGAACATCCAGGTCACCGTCAGCGGCGCCGATCGTGCCGGGATCGTCGCCCAAGTCACGGCTGCCCTGGCCGCGTGTGGCTTCAACATCCTCGATCTGGAGTCCGACGTTGCCGGCACGCGCGCCAAACCGGTGTACATCATGCAGATATCCGGAGTCGCCGATGTGCCGGTCGAGGCGATCGATGCGTCGCTGGATGCGTTGCGCCGGGACGGCGTGGACGTCAACGTGAACGCCATTGAGACCTACATCGGCTGA
- the pgeF gene encoding peptidoglycan editing factor PgeF, with amino-acid sequence MASTIECIYPDWTAPSGVKACCTTRVGGVSRGDWASLNLADHVEDDPADVACNRQRLQRFLQLPSEPQWLRQVHGTAVKRRGAMLECADACFEDRRGAVCVVLTADCLPVLLCNTSGTRVAAVHAGWRGLLAGVLEQAVAAFGEDPAQLLAWMGPAIGPDVFEVGDEVHVAFVDEDPASEAHFVAHGAGHWLADLYGLASFRLHRCGIERVSGGGFCTFSMPQRFFSYRRDGITGRMASLIWLQP; translated from the coding sequence ATGGCATCGACGATTGAGTGCATCTACCCGGACTGGACCGCGCCGTCAGGGGTGAAGGCCTGTTGCACGACGCGTGTCGGTGGCGTGAGCCGGGGTGACTGGGCCAGCCTCAACCTGGCCGATCATGTCGAAGACGATCCGGCAGACGTGGCGTGCAATCGCCAACGGCTGCAGCGCTTCCTGCAGTTGCCATCCGAACCGCAATGGCTGCGCCAGGTCCACGGCACTGCGGTGAAGCGCCGCGGAGCTATGTTGGAATGCGCCGATGCCTGCTTCGAAGACCGGCGTGGCGCGGTGTGCGTGGTGCTGACGGCCGATTGCCTGCCGGTGCTGTTGTGCAACACCTCAGGTACCCGGGTGGCAGCCGTGCACGCCGGTTGGCGCGGGCTGCTCGCCGGGGTGCTCGAGCAGGCCGTGGCCGCATTCGGCGAAGACCCGGCGCAGTTGCTCGCCTGGATGGGGCCGGCGATCGGGCCCGATGTATTCGAGGTCGGCGACGAGGTCCATGTGGCCTTCGTCGACGAGGATCCGGCGAGTGAGGCGCATTTCGTGGCACACGGCGCGGGCCACTGGCTCGCTGATCTGTACGGCTTGGCCAGCTTCCGCCTGCACCGCTGCGGCATTGAGCGGGTCAGCGGCGGCGGGTTCTGCACCTTCAGTATGCCGCAACGGTTCTTCTCCTACCGCCGCGACGGCATTACCGGCAGAATGGCCAGCCTGATCTGGCTGCAACCTTGA
- the rluD gene encoding 23S rRNA pseudouridine(1911/1915/1917) synthase RluD yields the protein MPDQTPHEQILEATVGDDLAGVRLDQALASLFPDYSRSRLQAWTRDGRVSVNGQQRRPRDPVGPGDRLQLRALVEQQVACVAQDIPLNIVFEDQHLLVIDKPAGLVVHPAAGNPDGTVQNALLHHDPALAELPRAGIVHRLDKDTTGLMVIGRTQAAHKRLVEAMSARQIHREYRALVVGGMPAGGTIDLPIGRHPTQRTRMAVNPLGRPAVTHFRVLEHFRGHTLLKVVLETGRTHQIRVHLAHLRHPVFGDPVYGGRLQLPRGASDALKQVLRGFHRQALHAKRLDLNHPISGRALRFSCPIPADMRTVIDALAEDASVHWHDRDYDDTDDGGTLDAYEGPDGYDDGIDD from the coding sequence TTGCCTGATCAGACACCGCATGAGCAGATCCTCGAGGCGACGGTAGGCGACGACCTGGCCGGCGTACGCCTCGACCAGGCGCTGGCCAGCCTGTTCCCGGATTATTCGCGCAGTCGATTGCAGGCCTGGACGCGTGACGGCCGGGTCAGCGTCAATGGCCAGCAACGTCGCCCACGCGATCCTGTCGGTCCGGGCGATCGGCTGCAGTTGCGTGCCTTGGTCGAGCAGCAGGTGGCCTGCGTCGCGCAGGATATTCCGCTCAATATCGTGTTTGAGGACCAGCACCTGCTGGTCATCGACAAGCCGGCCGGGCTGGTCGTGCATCCGGCTGCCGGGAACCCGGACGGCACCGTTCAGAATGCGCTGTTGCACCACGATCCCGCGCTGGCCGAGCTGCCGCGCGCCGGTATCGTGCACCGGCTGGACAAGGACACCACCGGCCTGATGGTCATCGGCCGGACCCAGGCGGCGCACAAACGCCTGGTCGAGGCGATGTCCGCGCGCCAGATCCACCGCGAATACCGCGCCCTGGTGGTCGGCGGAATGCCCGCGGGAGGGACGATCGACCTGCCGATCGGCCGGCATCCGACCCAGCGCACGCGCATGGCGGTGAATCCGCTCGGCCGTCCCGCGGTCACCCATTTCCGCGTACTGGAACACTTCCGCGGACACACCTTGCTAAAGGTGGTACTCGAGACCGGGCGTACCCACCAGATCCGGGTGCACCTTGCGCACCTGCGCCATCCGGTGTTCGGCGACCCGGTCTACGGCGGACGTCTGCAGCTGCCGCGCGGTGCGTCGGACGCGCTCAAACAGGTGTTGCGTGGTTTTCATCGCCAGGCCCTGCATGCCAAGCGCCTGGATCTCAATCACCCGATCAGCGGTCGGGCACTGCGTTTCAGCTGTCCGATACCGGCGGACATGCGCACGGTGATCGATGCCCTGGCCGAGGATGCGAGCGTTCATTGGCACGATCGCGACTACGACGACACCGATGACGGCGGGACCCTGGACGCTTACGAGGGCCCCGATGGGTATGACGATGGCATCGACGATTGA